From a single Lolium rigidum isolate FL_2022 chromosome 7, APGP_CSIRO_Lrig_0.1, whole genome shotgun sequence genomic region:
- the LOC124674352 gene encoding vacuolar protein sorting-associated protein 60.2-like has protein sequence MKKIFGAKKNKEPPPSIQDATNQINKRGESVDEKIRKLDEELARYKEQIRRTRPGPSQDAIKARAVRLLKHKRMYEEQRTVLYNQTYNLDQVGFAADGLKDAQQTMNAMKAANKELKGMMKTVKIEDIDNMQDEMTDLMDVSNEIQESLGRSYNIPDDVDEEELMGELDALEADMEFESAAVPSYLQPDEEPDLNLPAAPSYPTAVPLNRHQEDELGMPAVPRASLRS, from the exons ATGAAGAAGATCTTCGGCGCCAAGAAGAACAAGGAACCGCCCCCGTCAATTCAGGATGCCACAAATCAG ATAAACAAGAGGGGCGAGAGCGTGGACGAGAAGATCAGGAAGCTGGACGAGGAGCTGGCCAGGTACAAGGAGCAGATCCGTCGGACCCGGCCGGGGCCCTCgcaggacgccatcaaggcccgcgcCGTCAGGCTCCTCAAGCACAAGCGCATGTACGAGGAGCAGCGAACCGTGCTCTACAACCAGACCTACAACCTCGACCAGGTCGGGTTCGCCGCCGACGGCCTCAAGGACGCCCAGCAGACT ATGAATGCGATGAAGGCGGCGAATAAGGAGCTCAAGGGGATGATGAAAACTGTCAAGATCGAGGACATCGAT AATATGCAAGATGAAATGACGGATTTGATGGACGTGAGCAACGAAATACAAGAATCTCTCGGTAGAAGCTACAATATCCCGGATGACGTTGATGAGGAAGAGCTAATGGGAG AGCTGGATGCTCTAGAAGCTGATATGGAGTTCGAGTCTGCTGCAGTCCCATCATATCTTCAGCCAGATGAGGAACCTGATCTTAACCTGCCCGCTGCACCGTCTTATCCTACAGCAGTTCCACTAAACAGACACCAG